The following coding sequences lie in one Allorhizobium pseudoryzae genomic window:
- a CDS encoding ABC transporter permease has protein sequence MTAIDSSSFSPRRLFGGLPISIALSLAWLVLVVVVAICADLVAPAHYTTQDLLARFRPPVFMGGSWDHSLGTDHLGRDVLSRIIYALRTSILIAVLGTLIGAVGGTLMGLAAGRLRGLADLFVMMLADIQTAMPSLFIAIAFLAFFGNSIPLFIVLVSLEGWERYARLARGQVISEQSADYVKAVEALGAGPGRVVFRHLLPNIAAALVVQATLNFPGTILLETSLSFLGLGIQPPGTSLGLMLGEGRNYLLNAWWIAVLPGIVIFLTTLAMSLFGDWLRDRLDPTVEKEG, from the coding sequence ATGACCGCCATCGACAGCAGTTCGTTTTCCCCGCGCCGTTTGTTCGGCGGCTTGCCGATCTCGATCGCCCTCAGCCTGGCATGGCTCGTTCTCGTGGTCGTCGTCGCGATCTGTGCCGATCTCGTGGCACCTGCCCACTACACGACGCAGGATCTCCTCGCCCGGTTCCGGCCGCCGGTGTTCATGGGAGGCTCCTGGGACCATAGTCTCGGCACCGATCATCTGGGGCGCGATGTCCTCAGCCGCATCATCTATGCGCTGCGGACCTCGATCCTCATCGCCGTCCTGGGCACCCTCATCGGCGCGGTCGGCGGCACCCTCATGGGACTGGCCGCCGGTCGCCTGCGCGGTCTTGCGGATCTCTTCGTGATGATGCTCGCCGATATTCAGACCGCGATGCCGTCGCTTTTCATCGCGATCGCCTTTCTCGCCTTCTTCGGCAACAGCATCCCTCTGTTCATCGTGCTCGTCAGCCTGGAGGGCTGGGAGCGCTACGCCCGCCTTGCGCGCGGTCAGGTGATCTCGGAGCAATCGGCCGACTACGTGAAAGCGGTTGAAGCGCTCGGTGCCGGACCCGGTCGCGTCGTCTTCCGCCATCTGCTGCCCAATATCGCCGCCGCTCTCGTCGTGCAGGCGACGCTCAACTTCCCCGGCACGATCCTGCTCGAAACCTCGCTGTCCTTCCTGGGGCTCGGCATCCAGCCGCCTGGTACTTCGCTGGGACTGATGCTGGGCGAGGGCCGCAACTACCTGCTGAACGCCTGGTGGATCGCCGTTTTGCCGGGGATCGTAATCTTCCTGACGACGCTGGCCATGAGCCTCTTTGGAGACTGGCTCCGCGACCGGCTCGACCCGACGGTCGAGAAGGAAGGATGA
- a CDS encoding GntR family transcriptional regulator gives MTEPSTNSVEALTPVGRETVQDRVYAQLRQTLISGGFAAGDPLRIVELAERLQTSTMPVREALGRLVSEQALEAMPNRTVRVPLITRQRLDDLERARVLIEGRLAEMAIPNLTPEDIEVLKQVNQECDQAFEEHGQDIGPVTSQFNQSFHFHIYRAAGSHVLIPIVESLWLQSGPVVRAAAQIHDEQGGLAATDHHWAMIDAIEKGNADAAKQALANDIGRSFDLVRARLSAGEEAA, from the coding sequence ATGACGGAACCAAGCACCAACAGTGTTGAGGCGCTGACGCCGGTCGGGCGGGAAACGGTTCAGGACCGGGTTTACGCGCAGTTGCGGCAGACGCTGATCAGTGGCGGCTTTGCAGCCGGTGATCCGTTGCGGATCGTGGAGTTGGCCGAACGGCTGCAGACCAGCACCATGCCGGTGCGCGAAGCCTTGGGGCGGCTTGTCTCGGAGCAGGCGCTGGAGGCGATGCCCAACCGGACCGTCCGCGTGCCGCTGATCACCCGCCAGCGGCTGGACGATCTGGAGCGGGCTCGCGTGCTGATCGAGGGACGTCTTGCCGAGATGGCGATACCCAATCTCACGCCGGAGGATATCGAGGTCCTGAAGCAGGTGAACCAGGAATGCGACCAGGCCTTTGAGGAACACGGCCAGGATATCGGGCCGGTCACATCGCAGTTCAACCAGAGTTTCCATTTCCACATCTACCGTGCGGCTGGATCGCATGTGCTGATCCCGATCGTGGAAAGCCTGTGGCTGCAGTCCGGGCCGGTGGTGCGCGCCGCTGCCCAGATCCATGACGAACAGGGCGGTCTTGCCGCCACCGACCATCACTGGGCGATGATCGACGCGATCGAGAAGGGTAATGCGGACGCCGCCAAGCAGGCGCTTGCCAACGATATTGGCCGCTCTTTCGATCTGGTCCGCGCGCGTCTGTCGGCTGGCGAGGAGGCGGCATGA
- a CDS encoding ABC transporter ATP-binding protein, with protein MSNYVTLDDLTVAFNGVTVLHAVNLAIGRGETLGLVGESGSGKSVTWLAALGLLPATAKVTGRATLDGQNLVGMAPSALRRIRGGRIAMIFQDPASALNPMLTIGSQIGEALLLHRGMTGRSAKTEARRLLDLVGIPDAGRRLSSYPHELSGGQNQRVMIAMALAGEPDLLIADEPTTALDVTIQAQILDLLALVQRESGTGLVLISHDLGVVAQTCDRVAVMYAGRIVEEASARQLFDSPAHPYSRGLIDSLPRLDGPRRRLVSIAGQVPDPRALPQGCSFAPRCSRAIAACATSVPTLSGMGGGRNLACFNALHLDRADQDGALMEPVLS; from the coding sequence ATGAGTAACTATGTGACACTGGACGATCTGACCGTCGCCTTCAATGGGGTGACCGTTCTCCATGCCGTGAACCTTGCCATCGGTCGCGGCGAAACGCTTGGCCTGGTCGGGGAATCCGGCTCAGGCAAATCGGTGACTTGGCTTGCAGCCCTCGGCCTGCTGCCGGCAACGGCGAAAGTCACCGGCCGTGCCACGCTCGATGGCCAGAACCTCGTCGGCATGGCCCCCTCTGCACTGCGGCGGATCCGCGGCGGGCGCATCGCCATGATCTTCCAGGATCCTGCCAGCGCCTTGAACCCGATGTTGACCATCGGCAGCCAGATCGGCGAAGCCCTCCTGCTGCATCGCGGGATGACCGGTCGCTCGGCGAAGACAGAGGCGCGTCGCCTGCTGGATCTCGTCGGCATTCCGGATGCCGGGCGGCGACTTTCTTCCTATCCGCACGAGCTGTCGGGCGGCCAGAACCAGCGCGTCATGATCGCCATGGCGCTGGCCGGCGAGCCGGATCTTCTGATTGCCGACGAGCCGACCACCGCGCTTGACGTGACAATCCAGGCGCAGATCCTCGATCTGCTGGCCCTCGTGCAGCGGGAATCCGGCACCGGCCTCGTGCTGATCAGTCATGACCTCGGCGTCGTTGCCCAGACCTGCGATCGCGTCGCAGTGATGTATGCCGGACGCATTGTCGAAGAGGCGAGTGCTCGACAGCTCTTCGACAGTCCGGCCCATCCCTACAGCCGAGGTCTGATCGACAGCCTGCCGCGCCTTGACGGCCCGCGCCGCCGGCTGGTGTCCATCGCAGGTCAGGTCCCGGATCCTCGCGCGCTTCCACAGGGCTGTTCCTTCGCACCCCGATGCAGCCGTGCGATTGCCGCCTGTGCAACCTCTGTGCCGACGCTGTCCGGCATGGGTGGTGGTCGAAATCTCGCCTGCTTCAACGCCCTCCATCTCGACCGTGCCGATCAGGACGGCGCTCTGATGGAGCCCGTCCTGTCATGA
- a CDS encoding ABC transporter ATP-binding protein produces the protein MTASANRDLTAHPPPIIEARRLTKRFFGVSAVDGMSLTVGRQEMVGLIGPNGAGKTTMFSLIAGSLQPTEGELWISGREVSREAPEKRIGHGLARTFQIPKPFGEMSVLENLLVGGQHQQGEGLLANFLKPATVRAEEKALIEKARGLLDFVTLSHLEHQPARVLSGGQRKLLELARVLMADPDVILLDEPAAGVNPALLEVIIERVFALNRQGKSILLIEHNMDMVSRLCTRVVAMALGKLLAEGTPSEVASNPAVIEAYLGGGA, from the coding sequence ATGACCGCAAGCGCCAATCGAGACCTGACGGCACACCCTCCCCCGATCATCGAGGCCAGGCGGCTGACGAAGCGGTTTTTCGGTGTCTCGGCGGTCGATGGCATGTCGTTGACGGTCGGGCGCCAGGAGATGGTGGGCCTCATCGGACCGAACGGTGCCGGCAAGACCACCATGTTCAGCCTGATCGCCGGAAGCCTGCAGCCGACCGAGGGCGAATTGTGGATTTCCGGGCGCGAGGTCTCCCGCGAGGCGCCGGAAAAGCGCATCGGCCACGGCCTTGCCCGCACCTTCCAGATCCCGAAACCGTTCGGAGAGATGAGCGTGCTGGAAAACCTGCTGGTCGGCGGCCAGCACCAACAGGGCGAAGGCCTGCTTGCCAACTTCCTGAAGCCAGCGACCGTGCGTGCCGAAGAAAAGGCGCTGATCGAGAAGGCGCGCGGGCTTCTGGATTTCGTCACGCTTTCCCATCTCGAACACCAGCCGGCGCGGGTCCTGTCTGGCGGTCAGCGCAAGCTTCTGGAACTTGCACGCGTGCTGATGGCCGATCCGGACGTGATCCTGCTCGACGAGCCGGCAGCGGGGGTGAACCCTGCCCTGCTCGAAGTCATCATCGAGCGCGTCTTTGCCCTGAACAGGCAAGGGAAATCGATCCTTCTGATCGAACACAACATGGATATGGTCTCGCGGCTCTGCACGCGCGTCGTTGCCATGGCGCTTGGTAAACTGTTGGCGGAAGGCACGCCCTCCGAGGTCGCCTCCAACCCGGCCGTGATCGAGGCCTATCTCGGAGGCGGTGCATGA
- a CDS encoding glycerophosphodiester phosphodiesterase, translating to MTYASIWTRPRRAGEPAFIGGHRGASAEAGENSRDAFEQAIAAGADFIEFDWRLTRDGIPVVFHDDTLIRLHGDARAIREIDHDDLHRIHPGLLTVPEASEIVGGRISILLDTKITEPEALRAGLELIAPHLGDDAPVAFGTRSLAASEVVRQHLPDSPILGLFRDYGDYPDLSAMGGAWARLWEKDASAAAVERLQSIGLKVIVMAGTPTHDGVGVISNEAMADVLAAQPDAVMLNDVRAGLAVRDMRQSRQLNSPGG from the coding sequence ATGACTTACGCTTCCATTTGGACGAGACCAAGACGTGCGGGCGAGCCGGCCTTTATCGGCGGCCATCGCGGCGCAAGCGCGGAGGCTGGCGAGAATTCGAGGGACGCCTTCGAACAGGCCATCGCTGCCGGCGCCGATTTCATCGAATTCGACTGGCGACTGACCCGCGATGGCATCCCGGTCGTCTTCCATGACGACACGCTCATCCGACTGCATGGCGATGCAAGAGCAATCCGCGAGATCGACCACGATGATCTTCACCGTATTCATCCCGGCCTGCTGACGGTCCCCGAGGCTTCAGAGATTGTCGGCGGGCGCATTTCCATCCTGCTGGATACGAAGATCACCGAACCGGAGGCGCTGCGGGCCGGACTGGAGCTGATCGCACCACATCTCGGCGATGATGCGCCGGTCGCCTTCGGTACCCGCTCGCTTGCCGCGAGCGAGGTGGTTCGGCAGCACCTGCCGGACAGTCCGATCCTCGGCCTGTTTCGAGACTATGGCGACTATCCGGATCTGTCCGCCATGGGCGGTGCTTGGGCCCGGCTTTGGGAAAAAGATGCGTCGGCGGCCGCAGTCGAGCGGCTGCAGTCCATCGGTCTCAAGGTGATCGTCATGGCCGGCACCCCAACCCATGACGGCGTCGGGGTCATCTCGAACGAGGCGATGGCGGACGTTCTCGCCGCGCAACCCGATGCCGTGATGCTGAACGATGTCCGAGCGGGCCTCGCCGTGCGCGACATGCGGCAATCCCGCCAACTGAATTCCCCGGGAGGCTGA
- a CDS encoding ABC transporter ATP-binding protein, giving the protein MTNAILSTSGLMAGYEPDLPIVRGIDFSVAQGELVVLLGPNGAGKSTFVKAIAGLVPIHAGTMTLNGRDITHVAPHRKVAEGLAFVPQTENVFATMTILENLQIAVAHLPKAKRGAAIEALFTRFPDLAARPSRLAGALSGGQRQMLAVARALALDPPVIILDEPSAGLSPKIVNEVFEMLQGINASGVTVLLVEQNVKAALAIASRAVILAEGRIAHEGLPQELASDPLVGKIYLGTAHSHQGAPA; this is encoded by the coding sequence ATGACGAACGCCATCCTCTCGACCAGTGGATTGATGGCCGGTTACGAGCCGGACCTGCCGATCGTGCGCGGCATCGATTTTTCCGTGGCGCAGGGCGAGCTTGTGGTGCTGCTCGGGCCGAATGGCGCCGGTAAATCCACCTTCGTCAAGGCAATTGCCGGGCTGGTGCCGATCCATGCCGGCACGATGACGCTGAACGGACGCGACATCACGCATGTCGCGCCGCATCGCAAGGTGGCGGAGGGACTGGCCTTCGTGCCGCAGACGGAAAACGTCTTTGCCACCATGACCATCCTGGAAAACCTGCAGATCGCCGTCGCTCACCTGCCGAAGGCCAAGCGCGGTGCGGCGATCGAGGCCCTGTTCACGCGCTTCCCGGATCTCGCGGCCCGGCCTTCGCGTCTGGCCGGTGCGCTCTCCGGCGGCCAGCGGCAGATGCTGGCGGTCGCGCGGGCACTGGCCCTCGATCCGCCGGTGATCATCCTCGACGAACCCTCGGCCGGCCTTTCACCGAAAATCGTCAACGAGGTCTTCGAGATGCTGCAGGGGATCAATGCAAGCGGCGTGACCGTGCTGCTGGTGGAGCAGAACGTGAAGGCCGCACTCGCGATCGCCAGCCGCGCCGTCATCCTCGCCGAAGGCCGCATTGCCCACGAGGGCCTGCCGCAGGAGCTGGCAAGCGATCCGCTGGTCGGCAAGATCTATCTCGGCACCGCTCATTCCCATCAGGGAGCGCCTGCATGA
- a CDS encoding ABC transporter substrate-binding protein, with product MKKLVLASTMLAGLAISALPALSADCDITVGVVMELTGPAGEYGKAGAKSVEMAFKDFNDAGGVGGCKLVMDTRDSQSQGTVAVDQATQLVNIKKVPVIIGGIISSVSIPILSSVTAAAGVVQVSPASSSPTLTALGRDGKTNGVFFRTITSDALQGTAAAQYALDQGLKKIAIIHVNNDFGVNLVKEFTAAYAKLGGTITSTTPYNEKQASYSSEASAAMKGDPDALYLVSTPVDGATIARAWLSGGGAAKFLLNDGMNSKDFIESVGAQYLNDAYGTSSGTRPTKSTEYFNGAYEKFSGGISPSAPAADRSYDAGAIVALAIAKAGKADKAAIKAAIPEVVAPGGEPIYAGKAEFEKALKLIKDGKPIKYEGVIGPVSFDKYGDITGPFRLWKITDGQVTTIGQMEADTVSKLKASLAP from the coding sequence ATGAAAAAACTGGTTCTCGCATCCACCATGCTGGCTGGGCTTGCCATCTCGGCCCTTCCGGCTCTCTCCGCCGATTGCGACATCACGGTCGGCGTCGTCATGGAACTCACCGGCCCTGCCGGTGAATATGGCAAGGCGGGTGCAAAATCCGTCGAAATGGCCTTCAAGGATTTCAACGATGCCGGCGGCGTCGGCGGCTGCAAGTTGGTGATGGACACCCGTGACAGCCAGAGCCAGGGCACGGTGGCCGTCGATCAGGCAACCCAGCTCGTCAACATCAAGAAGGTGCCGGTCATCATCGGCGGCATCATCTCGTCTGTATCGATCCCGATCCTGAGCTCGGTCACGGCCGCAGCCGGCGTGGTGCAGGTCTCGCCCGCCTCGTCCTCGCCGACGCTGACGGCGCTTGGCCGTGACGGCAAGACGAACGGCGTCTTCTTCCGCACCATCACGTCGGATGCGCTGCAGGGAACGGCGGCGGCGCAATACGCGCTCGACCAGGGTCTGAAGAAGATCGCCATCATTCACGTCAACAACGATTTCGGCGTGAACCTGGTGAAGGAATTCACCGCCGCCTATGCCAAACTCGGCGGCACGATCACCTCGACGACGCCCTACAACGAAAAGCAGGCGAGCTACTCTTCGGAAGCGAGTGCCGCGATGAAGGGCGATCCGGACGCGCTCTATCTCGTCAGCACGCCCGTGGATGGCGCAACGATCGCGCGCGCGTGGCTCTCCGGCGGCGGTGCGGCGAAGTTCCTGCTGAATGATGGCATGAACTCAAAGGACTTCATCGAAAGCGTCGGCGCCCAGTACCTGAACGATGCCTATGGCACGTCGTCCGGCACCCGTCCGACGAAATCGACGGAATATTTCAACGGCGCCTACGAGAAGTTCTCGGGCGGCATTTCGCCGTCCGCACCGGCGGCCGACCGCTCCTACGATGCCGGTGCCATCGTGGCACTCGCCATCGCCAAGGCCGGCAAGGCCGACAAGGCCGCGATCAAGGCCGCGATCCCCGAAGTGGTGGCCCCCGGCGGCGAACCGATCTACGCCGGCAAGGCGGAGTTCGAAAAGGCGCTGAAGCTGATCAAGGACGGAAAGCCGATCAAGTATGAAGGCGTCATCGGCCCGGTCTCCTTCGACAAGTATGGAGACATCACCGGTCCGTTCCGCCTGTGGAAAATCACGGACGGTCAGGTGACGACGATCGGCCAGATGGAAGCGGATACGGTGTCCAAGCTGAAAGCATCGCTCGCGCCCTGA
- a CDS encoding ABC transporter ATP-binding protein translates to MTTPLLEARSIAKVYDMHRGLFAKATGIRAVDDVSLRLERGDTLGIVGESGSGKSTTGRVVLGLEPASSGEVLFEGKTMAPSASPDWRRLRMRMQMIYQDPLGALDRRLPVAAQVREPLDIHGLGTIAERDARVSELLQAVGLSAGVTKRFPHELSGGQRQRVVLARALVSKPDLLVCDEPVSALDVSIQAQVVNLLSDLQAELGLTMVFISHDLRVVRQISRRIAVMYLGRIVEEGDADDLFVRPEHPYTRALVSAAPIPGRRMADRDMLQGEPPNPAQRPSGCSFHPRCPLAIARCRTDVPSLLSLGGNRLVACHVAAGSSPARSGASASGTAPAHAVEGLSP, encoded by the coding sequence ATGACCACTCCTCTTCTGGAAGCCAGATCGATTGCCAAGGTCTACGACATGCACCGTGGCCTGTTTGCCAAGGCCACCGGCATCAGGGCTGTCGATGACGTCTCGCTGAGGCTCGAGCGGGGCGACACCCTCGGCATCGTCGGCGAAAGCGGTTCCGGCAAGTCGACGACCGGGCGCGTCGTCCTCGGGCTGGAGCCGGCGAGCAGCGGCGAGGTCCTCTTCGAAGGCAAGACCATGGCGCCGTCCGCAAGCCCGGATTGGCGGCGGCTTAGGATGCGGATGCAGATGATCTATCAAGACCCGCTCGGCGCACTGGACCGCCGACTACCGGTCGCGGCCCAGGTGCGCGAACCGCTCGACATCCATGGCCTCGGGACGATCGCGGAGCGCGATGCGCGCGTCAGCGAATTGCTGCAGGCCGTCGGTCTCTCCGCCGGCGTGACGAAACGCTTTCCGCACGAACTGTCCGGTGGCCAGCGTCAGCGGGTGGTTCTCGCCCGCGCACTGGTATCGAAGCCGGATCTTCTGGTCTGCGACGAGCCCGTCTCCGCGCTCGACGTGTCGATCCAGGCGCAGGTGGTCAATCTGCTGAGCGACCTGCAGGCCGAACTTGGCCTGACCATGGTGTTCATCAGCCATGACCTGCGGGTGGTCCGCCAGATCAGCCGCCGCATCGCCGTCATGTATCTGGGTCGGATCGTCGAGGAGGGTGACGCTGACGATCTCTTCGTGCGGCCGGAACATCCCTATACCCGCGCGCTGGTGTCCGCCGCACCGATCCCCGGTCGTCGCATGGCCGACCGGGACATGCTGCAGGGCGAGCCGCCGAACCCGGCACAGCGGCCATCCGGCTGTTCGTTTCATCCACGCTGCCCCTTGGCCATCGCTCGGTGCCGCACGGATGTCCCGTCTCTTCTTTCGCTCGGAGGCAACCGGCTGGTCGCCTGCCATGTCGCTGCCGGATCATCGCCTGCCCGGTCTGGCGCATCCGCCAGCGGCACCGCACCCGCCCATGCCGTGGAAGGCCTATCCCCATGA
- a CDS encoding ABC transporter permease, with the protein MTFQSLVAILYRILRSVITLLLCVSLVFIVLRTAGDPVDQLLPAETPPSVMEEYRVAWGLDQPLYVQYFAFLGRAVRGDLGVSFTNDLPVVNVIAETLPRTLLLGLSALLLASILGLTFGIIGAVRRGGAIDRGVMAFAVLGYSMPIFFLGIMMILLFALQLRILPSSGAKTWMHLIMPTVTLALPLAGRIARFARTATLEVMGKQFIRTAHAKGAGETRVILRHALPNAMVPLLMFYGIEIGLVLSGAVVTETIFAWPGLGRLLVSSVYMRDLPVVQGVILTVTLIIVMSNLLVDILHAVIDPKVSLARTLGGAK; encoded by the coding sequence ATGACATTCCAGAGCCTCGTTGCCATCCTTTACCGGATACTGCGTTCGGTGATCACGTTGCTCCTGTGCGTATCACTGGTCTTCATTGTCCTGCGCACTGCTGGCGACCCGGTCGATCAGCTGCTGCCGGCCGAGACGCCTCCATCGGTCATGGAGGAGTACCGGGTGGCATGGGGGCTGGATCAGCCGCTTTACGTGCAGTATTTCGCCTTCCTCGGCAGGGCTGTTCGCGGCGATCTGGGCGTTTCCTTCACCAATGACCTGCCCGTGGTCAACGTCATTGCTGAGACACTGCCGCGGACCCTGCTGCTTGGCCTGTCGGCCCTGCTTCTGGCCTCCATCCTCGGGCTCACCTTCGGCATCATCGGAGCCGTGCGGCGTGGCGGTGCGATCGACCGCGGGGTCATGGCCTTTGCCGTTCTCGGCTATTCCATGCCGATCTTCTTCCTCGGCATCATGATGATCCTGCTTTTTGCCTTGCAACTGCGAATCCTGCCGTCCTCCGGCGCAAAGACCTGGATGCATCTGATCATGCCGACGGTCACGCTCGCGCTGCCGCTGGCCGGGCGCATCGCCCGCTTTGCACGAACGGCGACGCTGGAAGTGATGGGCAAGCAGTTCATCCGCACGGCACATGCCAAGGGCGCGGGAGAGACCAGGGTGATCCTGCGCCACGCGCTACCCAATGCCATGGTGCCGCTCTTGATGTTCTACGGCATCGAAATCGGTCTCGTGCTGTCAGGAGCCGTGGTCACCGAAACCATTTTTGCCTGGCCGGGTCTTGGCCGGCTGCTGGTGTCGTCTGTCTACATGCGTGACCTGCCGGTGGTTCAGGGTGTCATCCTGACGGTCACCCTCATCATCGTCATGTCCAACCTGCTGGTCGATATCCTCCACGCGGTGATCGACCCCAAGGTCAGCCTTGCCCGCACGCTTGGAGGTGCAAAATGA
- a CDS encoding branched-chain amino acid ABC transporter permease, producing MNPQFIMDGLISGAIIGLGAVGVTLTYSILRFSNFAHGELLSWGAYLALAVAGALGYLAAGLTKPIAPFSFGWALPISAVVAIGLTGLLALAVDALLFSSFRRRGSAIIIMVMASFGASLALRSLLEFLFTSRPAYFTKALQIAMKLGGGLRATPDQLLMLGVALFAVICVHLLMTRTDIGRAMRAVSENPALASIAGIDVRRVIRTVWFLGAALACVAGIMSGLLIQIRPYLGHDLLLPLFAAAILGGIGSVPGAMLAGLIIGLCEALAVQAVGAEWRAAVSFVILIAVLLVRPRGLFGKAS from the coding sequence ATGAACCCGCAATTCATCATGGACGGGCTGATCAGCGGCGCGATCATTGGTCTCGGCGCGGTCGGCGTAACGCTGACCTATTCCATCCTGCGCTTTTCGAATTTCGCGCACGGCGAACTTCTGTCCTGGGGTGCCTATCTGGCGCTCGCCGTTGCTGGTGCGCTCGGCTATCTCGCGGCCGGCCTCACGAAGCCGATCGCACCGTTTTCCTTCGGCTGGGCGCTGCCGATCTCGGCAGTGGTGGCCATCGGCTTGACCGGACTTCTGGCGCTGGCGGTGGATGCGCTGCTTTTCTCCAGCTTCCGCCGGCGCGGCAGCGCGATCATCATCATGGTCATGGCGAGCTTCGGCGCGTCGCTGGCGCTACGCAGCCTCTTGGAATTCCTGTTCACCTCGCGGCCCGCCTATTTCACCAAGGCGCTGCAGATCGCCATGAAACTGGGTGGTGGCCTGCGAGCGACACCGGACCAGCTGCTGATGCTGGGCGTGGCGCTGTTCGCAGTCATCTGCGTTCACCTGTTGATGACGCGCACCGATATCGGCCGCGCCATGCGGGCGGTCAGCGAAAATCCGGCACTCGCCAGCATTGCCGGCATCGATGTGCGCCGTGTGATCCGCACCGTGTGGTTCCTCGGCGCAGCACTGGCCTGTGTGGCGGGCATCATGAGCGGTCTCCTGATCCAGATCAGGCCCTATCTCGGCCATGACCTGCTCCTGCCGCTGTTTGCCGCAGCGATCCTTGGCGGTATCGGCAGCGTGCCCGGCGCCATGCTGGCCGGTCTCATCATCGGCCTTTGCGAGGCGCTCGCCGTGCAGGCGGTGGGGGCGGAATGGCGCGCCGCCGTCTCCTTCGTCATCCTCATCGCCGTCCTCCTCGTGCGTCCGCGCGGCCTGTTCGGGAAAGCGTCATGA
- a CDS encoding aldo/keto reductase, producing MQRITLAPGYEISRVIRGGWQLAGGHGAVDPAAAIDDMVAFADAGITTFDCADIYTGVEELIGQFRLRYRDLRGADALSRIRVHTKFVPDLTVLPTISKAYVESVIDTSLKRLNLERLDLVQFHWWAYDIDGWLKTAGWLKELQAAGKINKVSGTNFDSDHVEALVGAGIPLASLQLQYSLLDRRPEKRMVALSARNNFALFCYGTVAGGFLSDKWLGVAEPEHPLENRSLTKYKLIIDDIGGWDLFQAMLATLRRIADRHQTDIATIASAAMLRRPGVAAVIVGARNRDHLASNLAIADITLSAGDLSDIEAVMAEAKELEGDVYTLERDRNGRHGSIMKYNLNKGE from the coding sequence ATGCAACGCATCACCCTCGCGCCCGGCTATGAAATCTCCCGCGTCATCCGCGGCGGCTGGCAGTTGGCCGGCGGGCACGGCGCCGTCGATCCGGCAGCCGCCATCGATGATATGGTGGCCTTCGCCGATGCCGGCATCACCACCTTCGACTGTGCGGACATCTATACCGGCGTCGAGGAGCTGATCGGCCAGTTCCGACTGCGCTACCGCGATCTGCGCGGCGCCGACGCGTTGAGCCGGATTCGCGTGCATACCAAGTTCGTGCCGGATCTCACGGTGCTGCCGACCATCAGCAAAGCCTATGTCGAAAGCGTCATCGACACCTCGCTGAAGCGCCTGAACCTCGAACGGCTCGACCTCGTGCAGTTCCACTGGTGGGCCTATGACATCGATGGCTGGCTCAAGACGGCGGGATGGCTGAAGGAGTTGCAAGCCGCCGGCAAGATCAACAAGGTGAGCGGCACCAATTTCGACAGCGACCATGTGGAAGCGCTTGTCGGCGCCGGTATTCCGCTTGCATCGCTGCAACTGCAATATTCGTTGCTCGACCGCCGGCCGGAAAAACGCATGGTGGCGCTCTCCGCCCGAAACAACTTCGCGCTGTTCTGTTACGGAACGGTGGCTGGCGGCTTCCTCAGCGACAAATGGCTGGGCGTCGCCGAGCCCGAACATCCGCTCGAAAACCGCTCGCTCACCAAATACAAGCTGATCATCGATGACATCGGCGGCTGGGATCTCTTTCAGGCGATGCTTGCCACCCTGCGGCGCATCGCCGACCGGCACCAGACCGATATCGCCACCATTGCCAGTGCCGCCATGCTGCGGCGCCCGGGCGTTGCGGCGGTCATCGTCGGGGCGCGCAACCGCGATCATCTCGCATCGAACCTTGCCATCGCCGACATCACGTTGTCGGCCGGGGATCTCTCCGACATCGAGGCCGTAATGGCCGAGGCGAAGGAGCTGGAGGGTGACGTCTACACGCTCGAACGCGACCGCAACGGACGTCACGGGAGCATCATGAAATACAATCTCAACAAAGGGGAATGA
- a CDS encoding TIGR04076 family protein, producing MSQDDSFELFDLHVEVVVPEDGPVYCGAKPGDYFELKGEMLHLPPGQGISIYSLASVLPLLAAKQRPTHPHDWMTTDADIACPDPNCATRLRIRRTGLRRFSHAETTAVPLKED from the coding sequence ATGAGCCAGGACGACAGCTTCGAGCTCTTCGACCTGCATGTCGAGGTGGTGGTTCCGGAAGACGGCCCGGTCTATTGCGGGGCAAAGCCCGGCGACTATTTCGAACTGAAGGGCGAGATGTTGCATCTGCCGCCGGGGCAGGGCATCTCGATTTATTCGCTCGCTTCCGTTTTGCCCCTGCTTGCCGCTAAGCAGCGCCCCACGCACCCGCATGACTGGATGACGACGGACGCGGATATTGCCTGTCCGGATCCCAACTGCGCCACGCGCCTGCGCATTCGCCGCACCGGGCTTCGCCGCTTCAGCCATGCCGAAACCACAGCCGTTCCCCTGAAAGAAGACTGA